A genomic stretch from Penicillium digitatum chromosome 4, complete sequence includes:
- a CDS encoding Formamidopyrimidine-DNA glycosylase, putative, producing the protein MPELAEIHRIVHFIREHLVGKTLSKVQAQHDDIIFGKVGTSATEFQKAMQGKKIVGVGQQGKYFWLTMSSPPHAVMHFGMAGWLKIKDADTYYYRTDKPVDQEWPPKYWKFLLETNDGPKTEAAFVDARRLGRIRLVDCPAGEIRNHTPLKENGPDPVADKDTVDEAWLTDKLGKKKVPIKALLLDQANISGIGNWMGDEILYHAKIHPEQYSNTLNDDQIKALHSAVHYVCSTSIGVLADSEKFPEHWLFKHRWGKGKKNQPAALPNGDKITFLTVGGRTSAVVPAVQKKTGPVAKEVDEDIAKPTPANSKRKRVAIKKESDTEAEDMTQTKKRETPKRKVPLKKSECFEEEKPNPAVLGTRRSARTSK; encoded by the exons ATGCCTGAGCTAGCAGAGATCCACCGCATTGTGCATTTCATTCGTGAGCACCTGGTTGGGAAAACGCTGTCCAAAGTACAAGCCCAACATGACGATATTATATTTGGCAAAGTTGGCACTAGTGCCACCGAATTTCAAAAGGCAATGCAAGGGAAGAAGATTGTGGGAGTAGGCCAACAAGGGAAATATTTCTGGCTCACAATGTCTTCACCACCACACGCTGTTATGCACTTTGGGATGGCTGGCTGGCTGAAGATCAAGGATGCCGACACATACTACTATCGAACCGACAAGCCTGTAGATCAGGAATGGCCTCCTAAATATTGGAAGTTTCTACTGGAGACAAACGACGGGCCGAAAACAGAGGCAGCATTTGTGGATGCCCGCAGGCTTGGTCGCATTAGACTGGTGGATTGCCCCGCTGGCGAGATTCGAAATCACACTCCGCTCAAGGAAAATGGGCCAGATCCAGTCGCCGACAAAGATACTGTGGATGAAGCATGGTTGACAGACAAActgggaaagaaaaaagtgCCGATCAAGGCCCTTCTGCTAGACCAGGCGAATATCAGTGGAATCGGAAACTGGATGGG CGATGAGATTCTCTACCATGCCAAGATACACCCAGAACAGTACAGCAATACCTTGAATGATGATCAGATCAAGGCGCTGCACTCTGCCGTTCACTACGTCTGCTCCACATCTATTGGTGTGCTGGCAGACTCAGAGAAGTTCCCCGAGCACTGGCTTTTCAAGCACCGCTGGGGCAAGGGGAAGAAGAACCAGCCCGCCGCCTTACCCAATGGAGATAAGATCACTTTCCTCACCGTTGGAGGTCGAACTAGTGCCGTTGTTCCAGCTGTCCAGAAGAAGACTGGCCCTGTCGCCAAAGAAGTTGACGAAGACATTGCGAAACCCACACCAGCCAATTCCAAACGGAAACGGGTGGCAATAAAGAAAGAAAGTGACACCGAAGCAGAAGATATGACACAGACAAAGAAGCGAGAAACCCCAAAGCGAAAGGTCCCATTGAAAAAAAGTGAGTGCTTTGAAGAGGAGAAGCCAAACCCCGCTGTTCTTGGTACAAGACGATCTGCCCGTACATCTAAGTGA
- a CDS encoding Caffeine-induced death protein Cid2, putative: MSHASSTAAPVLTPRFCFDERLLRDFLRLSRSTIDDSITQNLNALITPAQEGFDPSSTELRQTDSRSRINSAACQSFKDNVLFPSWQTRSDVLTYCAGVATSPDPDDPDLILRQTESARDREREIDERLDPYSARFFPREARTESLANLIRNERTIEEIIRARTWGMVSEKCSGLSSTWEEALDSWRHLHQE, translated from the exons ATGTCACACGCCTCATCCACAGCTGCTCCGGTGCTGACGCCTCGGTTCTGTTTTGACGAGAGACTACTCAGAG ACTTTCTCCGACTCTCAAGATCTACCATCGATGACTCGATTACACAGAACCTGAACGCGTTGATAACACCAGCCCAGGAAGGATTTGACCCGTCATCAACAGAACTGCGACAAACCGACTCTAGATCGCGGATCAACTCCGCAGCCTGCCAGAGCTTCAAGGATAACGTGCTATTTCCGTCATGGCAAACTAGATCAGACGTTCTCACTTATTGCGCTGGCGTGGCTACCAGTCCGGATCCCGACGATCCTGACTTGATTCTGCGGCAAACAGAATCCGCCCGAGACCGAGAACGGGAAATTGATGAGCGTCTTGACCCGTACTCCGCGCGCTTCTTTCCACGCGAAGCACGGACTGAGTCATTGGCCAATCTAATTCGCAATGAGCGCACTATTGAGGAGATCATACGGGCCCGAACGTGGGGGATGGTGTCAGAAAAGTGCAGTGGATTGTCTTCTACTTGGGAAGAAGCTCTCGATAGCTGGCGCCATTTGCATCAGGAATAG
- a CDS encoding NH2-terminal acetyltransferase catalytic subunit (NAT1), putative yields MPETLSTKDHSLFRQVVHHFEMKQYKKGIKVADQVLRKNPKHGDTQAMKALNMSQIGQLEEAFALAKKALQNDMKSHITWHVYGLLLRQEKNYEEAIKAYRFALRLEPESQPIQRDLALLQMQMRDYQGYIKSRSAMLQTRPGFRQNWTALAIAHHLAGDLAEAEKVLTTYEDTLKGAIPHVADMENSEATLYKNTIIAETGNIERALEHLEAVGYRCTDVLAVMEMKADYFLRLDRKADAESAYAALLDRNPDNSIYYNGLIKAKGIPDSDHKALKALYDEWVERNPRCDAARRIPLDFLEGEDFKQAADTYLQRMLKKGVPSLFVNIKHLYVNLAKRDVVQELVEGYLSEKAANGSAESNGDKNEFLSCTYYFLAQHYNYHLSRNLPKAMENVEKAIELSPKAVEYQMTKARIWKHYGNPKKAAEEMEKARLLDEKDRHINTKAAKYVLRNNDNEKGLELMSKFTRNEAVGGTLGDLHEMQCTWFLTEDAEAFLRQKKLGLALKRFHSVHNIFDTWQEDQFDFHSFSLRKGMIRAYVDMVRWEDRLREHPFYTRMALGAVKAHLLLHDQPDLVHGPMPSGVNGLDSPDENQRKKALKKAKKEQQRLEKIEADKRAARKAAAATAKPTDGEAKKEDEDPLGNTLVQTQDPLKDAMKFLTPLLESSPQNIEAQCLGFEVYSRKNKHLLAVKCLVAAHSIDPSNPTLHLQLLRFRKSLERLAEPLPEQVAEVVNAEFDKLLPKTQKLEEWNESYLSANKESVAHVHAGLSGRQILNPESKPQCEQDLLATLNSPEITIDEAVTALDILNQWGSDKTAFAEKANKKWPESSVFELN; encoded by the exons ATGCCGGAAACATTGAGCACCAAGGACCATTCCTTGTTTCGTCAAGTGGTTCACCACTTTGAAATGAAGCAGTATAAGAAAG GCATCAAGGTAGCAGACCAGGTCCTTCGCAAAAACCCTAAGCATGGCGATACACAAGCTATGAAGGCCCTGAATATGAGTCAGATAGGGCAATTGGAGGAAGCCTTTGCGCTCGCCAAGAAGGCTCTCCAGAATGATATGAAGTCGCACATCACCTGGCACGTGTACGGGTTGCTATTGCGCCAGGAGAAGAACTACGAGGAGGCAATCAAAGCTTACCGGTTTGCCCTGCGTCTCGAGCCCGAATCGCAACCCATTCAGCGTGATCTGGCACTGCTCCAGATGCAGATGCGGGATTACCAGGGATACATTAAGAGCCGCAGTGCGATGCTGCAAACTCGTCCTGGCTTCCGCCAAAATTGGACGGCACTCGCAATCGCTCATCACTTGGCCGGAGACTTGGCAGAAGCCGAGAAGGTTCTTACTACCTATGAGGACACCTTGAAGGGTGCCATACCACATGTCGCCGATATGGAGAACTCGGAGGCCACCCTGTACAAGAACACAATCATTGCGGAGACTGGAAACATCGAAAGAGCTCTAGAGCACCTCGAGGCTGTTGGATACCGATGCACTGATGTACTCGCAGTCATGGAGATGAAGGCAGATTATTTTTTGCGACTGGACCGCAAGGCCGATGCGGAGTCCGCTTATGCAGCTCTCCTTGATCGCAACCCAGACAACTCGATTTACTACAATGGCTTGATCAAGGCAAAGGGCATTCCCGATAGCGACCACAAGGCATTGAAGGCTCTATACGATGAGTGGGTGGAGAGAAACCCCCGCTGTGATGCTGCTCGTCGCATTCCTCTCGATTTTCTAGAAGGAGAGGACTTCAAGCAGGCCGCTGACACCTATCTCCAGCGCATGCTAAAGAAGGGCGTTCCTTCATTATTCGTGAACATCAAGCATCTTTACGTCAACCTGGCCAAGCGTGATGTGGTACAAGAATTGGTAGAGGGATACCTCTCTGAAAAGGCAGCAAACGGCTCCGCAGAGTCGAACGGGGACAAAAACGAGTTCCTATCATGCACATACTATTTCCTGGCTCAACACTACAACTATCACCTCAGCCGCAACCTCCCCAAGGCCATGGAGAACGTTGAGAAGGCCATTGAGCTGTCACCAAAGGCCGTGGAATATCAGATGACCAAGGCGCGGATTTGGAAGCACTACGGAAACCCCAAGAAGGCAGCAgaagagatggagaaggcTCGTCTGCTAGATGAGAAGGATCGTCATATCAACACCAAGGCGGCCAAATACGTGCTCCGAAACAACGATAATGAGAAAGGTTTAGAACTCATGAGCAAGTTCACTCGCAACGAGGCTGTCGGTGGCACATTAGGTGATTTGCACGAGATGCAGTGCACCTGGTTCTTGACTGAGGACGCCGAGGCATTCCTCCGACAAAAGAAGCTTGGTCTTGCCCTGAAGCGCTTCCACTCGGTTCACAACATCTTTGATACCTGGCAGGAGGACCAATTCGACTTCCACAGCTTTTCTCTCCGCAAGGGAATGATCAGAGCCTACGTCGATATGGTGCGCTGGGAAGACCGTCTGCGCGAGCATCCCTTCTACACAAGAATGGCTCTCGGTGCCGTCAAGGCTCATCTACTTCTCCATGATCAGCCGGATCTTGTGCACGGACCGATGCCCAGCGGAGTTAATGGACTCGATTCTCCTGACGAAAATCAGAGGAAGAAGGCCctcaagaaggccaagaaggagCAGCAGCGCTTGGAAAAGATCGAGGCCGACAAGCGTGCCGCAAGAAAAGCGGCCGCCGCTACTGCCAAGCCTACTGATGGAGAGGCCaagaaggaagatgaggatccTCTGGGTAACACTTTGGTCCAGACTCAGGATCCCCTGAAGGATGCCATGAAGTTCTTGACGCCGTTGCTTGAGTCCAGCCCTCAGAACATCGAGGCCCAGTGCCTCGGGTTTGAGGTTTACTCTAGAAAGA ACAAGCACCTCCTTGCCGTCAAGTGCCTTGTAGCCGCTCATTCTATCGATCCCTCCAACCCTACTCTCCACCTTCAATTGCTTCGCTTCCGCAAGTCTCTCGAACGCCTTGCCGAGCCTCTTCCCGAGCAGGTTGCCGAGGTCGTCAATGCCGAATTTGACAAGCTGCTCCCAAAGACCCAGAAGCTCGAAGAGTGGAACGAGTCTTACCTCTCGGCTAACAAGGAAAGCGTCGCGCACGTGCACGCCGGCCTGTCTGGTCGTCAAATTTTGAACCCCGAATCCAAGCCGCAGTGCGAGCAAGACCTGCTTGCCACTCTCAATTCCCCCGAGATCACTATAGATGAGGCTGTCACCGCTTTGGACATTCTGAACCAGTGGGGCAGTGACAAGACTGCGTTCGCCGAGAAGGCGAACAAGAAGTGGCCCGAGTCTTCTGTTTTCGAGCTGAATTGA